A genomic segment from Rhodohalobacter sp. SW132 encodes:
- a CDS encoding four-helix bundle copper-binding protein has protein sequence MTDCIKLDLDCADSCHLALKLLVRNITPAVSIIEFCKEICAECAAECEKHDHDHCQQCAKACRRCEDQCNKYLDRIANADTV, from the coding sequence ATGACCGATTGCATAAAATTGGATCTTGATTGTGCAGATTCGTGCCATTTGGCTTTAAAGTTATTGGTGAGAAACATCACCCCTGCTGTTTCGATAATAGAATTTTGTAAAGAAATCTGTGCAGAATGCGCCGCAGAGTGTGAAAAACATGATCATGATCATTGTCAGCAGTGTGCCAAAGCATGCAGACGTTGTGAAGATCAATGTAACAAATACCTGGATCGTATAGCGAATGCTGACACAGTTTAA
- a CDS encoding GNAT family N-acetyltransferase, with the protein MDIKIRQEKPADYEAVFKLIKKAFKKVEMSDHKEQFLVQLLRNSTSFVPELSLIAEYENEIIGHILLTKITIKNDQTEFNSLALAPVTVLPKYQKKGIGGMLIEQAHKKAIELGFKSVILLGHADYYPRFGYKKASRFGVQLPFDVPDEYCMAIELTTGGLHEVNGIVEYPKEFNG; encoded by the coding sequence ATGGATATTAAGATACGACAAGAAAAACCGGCTGATTATGAAGCCGTTTTTAAATTAATCAAAAAAGCATTCAAGAAAGTAGAAATGAGCGATCACAAGGAGCAATTCCTTGTTCAGCTATTAAGAAACTCAACTTCATTTGTACCCGAATTATCGTTAATTGCTGAATATGAAAATGAAATTATTGGCCATATTCTATTAACTAAAATTACTATAAAGAATGACCAAACTGAGTTTAATTCTTTGGCCCTTGCACCTGTGACGGTTCTACCAAAATATCAAAAAAAAGGTATAGGTGGAATGTTGATTGAACAAGCACATAAAAAAGCAATTGAGTTAGGTTTTAAGTCAGTTATTTTGCTTGGACACGCTGACTATTATCCGCGATTTGGATATAAAAAGGCAAGCAGGTTTGGAGTCCAATTACCTTTTGATGTACCTGATGAATACTGTATGGCGATTGAATTGACTACTGGCGGACTACACGAAGTAAATGGAATAGTAGAATACCCAAAGGAATTTAATGGATAA
- a CDS encoding SDR family oxidoreductase, with protein MDKEKLKEEELPKQSQDQPGKESEMNPEPEIIRDSYKGSDKLKDKVALITGGDSGIGRAVAVHFAREGANVAIIYLEEDEDAELTCDMVEEEGTECLILRGDIRNKEFCKSCVDDVINRFGTLNILVNNAGEQHVRQGIQEINMDDVERTFQTNIISMFYLTQNASKHMKKGDSIINTTSVVAYQGREYLIDYGATKGAIVSFTRSLSDDLAPDGIRVNAVAPGPIWTPLIPATFDEEHVAEFGKSTSIGRPGQPSEVAPAYVFLASDDASYISAQVIHVNGGEAVGG; from the coding sequence ATGGATAAAGAAAAGTTAAAAGAAGAGGAACTTCCAAAACAGTCACAGGATCAACCGGGTAAGGAGTCGGAGATGAATCCTGAACCGGAAATCATTCGCGATTCTTATAAAGGAAGTGATAAGCTTAAAGATAAAGTAGCTTTGATTACCGGCGGAGACTCCGGTATCGGGCGTGCAGTTGCCGTTCACTTTGCCCGGGAAGGCGCAAACGTTGCAATCATATATCTTGAGGAGGATGAAGATGCCGAGTTAACCTGTGATATGGTTGAAGAAGAAGGGACTGAGTGCCTGATTCTTCGGGGTGATATCCGCAACAAAGAGTTTTGCAAATCATGTGTGGATGATGTTATCAACAGGTTCGGAACCTTAAATATTCTCGTAAACAATGCCGGTGAGCAGCATGTTCGGCAGGGAATCCAGGAAATCAATATGGATGATGTTGAGCGAACCTTTCAGACGAATATCATTTCGATGTTTTACCTCACTCAGAATGCATCAAAGCACATGAAAAAAGGCGACTCAATCATTAACACGACAAGTGTTGTGGCTTACCAGGGCAGAGAATATTTAATTGATTATGGAGCTACAAAAGGTGCGATTGTATCTTTTACACGATCATTAAGTGATGATCTGGCGCCAGATGGGATCCGTGTAAATGCTGTTGCTCCGGGACCTATCTGGACCCCGCTGATTCCGGCAACGTTTGATGAAGAGCATGTGGCTGAATTCGGGAAATCCACATCGATAGGACGACCTGGACAACCTTCTGAAGTGGCTCCTGCATATGTCTTCCTGGCATCTGATGATGCTTCTTACATTTCAGCCCAGGTCATTCATGTGAACGGGGGAGAAGCTGTGGGAGGATGA
- a CDS encoding ferric reductase-like transmembrane domain-containing protein produces MRYSLKNGFFWLFIYILLGLIPMGIAVAGEIPEFRSFWIEFGVALGFVGLSLFALQFLYSGRFKWIAPRFGKDNIINFHREIGITAFFLVMAHPVILILAQPEFLAYFDPTVNFMRAMALSFVTVAILLITVTSIWRITFKLQYEHWRLIHGVLAIAIVFIGVVHAMQVSHYLEPLWKKIAIAAVMVPAMYLTIHTRLVRPWQNKNRPYTITDVKEEVGNCWTLSIKPVGHEKMDYLPGQFAWITIGPTPFSLQQHPFTFSSSPREPEIKFTATDDGDFTSTWKDIKPGTKVWLEGPFGSFTPKDDSHLFLIMGGIGITPAMSMLRTMREDNDPRKAILIYANKEWKDVTFKNELEELSKSIDLNVIHVLEEPPDGWDGESGLVSKDLIEKYLPDMPNEFMYYLCGPEPMMDIAGIALYDLNIKWKRIYMERFQIV; encoded by the coding sequence ATGAGATATTCCCTCAAAAACGGATTTTTTTGGCTATTCATCTATATTCTTCTCGGCCTTATTCCGATGGGAATTGCAGTCGCAGGAGAAATACCGGAATTCCGGTCATTTTGGATTGAGTTCGGGGTGGCGCTCGGTTTTGTTGGACTTTCGTTGTTTGCCCTGCAGTTCCTCTATTCCGGTCGTTTTAAATGGATAGCGCCAAGGTTTGGAAAGGATAATATCATAAATTTTCATCGGGAAATCGGCATTACAGCCTTTTTTCTTGTGATGGCTCATCCGGTGATACTAATCTTGGCACAACCAGAATTTCTCGCGTATTTCGATCCAACCGTAAATTTTATGCGCGCAATGGCTCTTAGTTTTGTAACCGTTGCAATTCTGTTGATCACTGTAACAAGCATTTGGCGAATTACATTTAAGCTTCAATATGAGCACTGGAGACTTATACACGGAGTTTTAGCAATAGCCATCGTTTTTATAGGGGTTGTTCATGCTATGCAGGTATCGCATTACCTGGAACCTCTCTGGAAGAAGATAGCGATTGCCGCTGTAATGGTCCCGGCGATGTACCTTACTATCCATACACGTCTTGTAAGGCCCTGGCAAAACAAAAACAGGCCCTACACCATTACCGATGTAAAAGAAGAGGTTGGAAACTGCTGGACACTTTCAATCAAACCGGTTGGCCACGAGAAAATGGACTACCTGCCGGGTCAGTTTGCCTGGATCACAATTGGTCCGACCCCTTTTTCTCTTCAGCAGCATCCATTTACTTTTTCTTCAAGTCCCCGCGAACCAGAAATCAAATTTACCGCTACTGATGATGGTGATTTCACATCAACCTGGAAAGATATAAAACCCGGTACCAAGGTATGGCTGGAAGGGCCATTCGGGTCGTTTACACCTAAAGACGACAGCCATCTTTTTTTAATAATGGGTGGGATCGGAATCACACCAGCCATGAGCATGCTCCGAACCATGCGGGAAGATAACGACCCGCGAAAAGCGATACTGATTTACGCAAATAAGGAGTGGAAGGATGTCACATTCAAAAATGAACTCGAAGAGTTAAGTAAGAGTATTGACTTGAATGTAATACATGTGCTGGAAGAACCTCCCGATGGATGGGACGGTGAGTCCGGGCTGGTAAGTAAAGATCTCATTGAAAAATATTTGCCCGATATGCCGAATGAGTTTATGTATTACCTTTGTGGCCCCGAACCCATGATGGATATCGCAGGCATTGCCCTCTATGATTTAAATATCAAATGGAAACGAATATATATGGAGCGTTTTCAAATTGTTTAA
- a CDS encoding chemotaxis protein CheB: MSTNTNKYHNDEHFLVVGLGASAGGLKPLQEFFRSLPAETDMAFIVVQHLTPDKESNLSEILQRETELKVTQVYEKTNLRRNQIYVIPPSKLLSVEDNQLELSDPKKEHGIASIDHLFRTLAKMKHMYAAGILFSGSGSDGITGMKIIKEHGGITIAQDPKEAQHSSMPLNAIKTGAVDKVLPVKDMADELKQYFQGLTESILSEIEDEDNALAKILDRIQSRNDHDFSNYRRPSVLRRIGRRLRVTRSKNLAEYLAYIDKNPDEIDELYKDLLISVTQFFRDSEAFKALANETIPALFEGKDENTPIRVWVPGCATGEEAYSLAILLYEHASELDYHSTIEIFATDVDREALYEGRAGRYPKSIVNDISPERLRRFFKKNQDGYIINDEIRQMVLFATHDVLRNPPFSKLDLISCRNLLIYLNQDLQSEVFNLFHYALRENGWLFLGTSDTGISGDALFNPVTKNYRIYQKKAQIQSRNSLPVMPLLYKTEVGTNYKRATAKKKDNIEKVHWSLLAGLYAPESVLITKDFDVIHSTDGIKKFLEYSGGEPSRNILDMVKPGIRQDLRNILHQLKNSDSKSVERRISTKEGTDKLVLIARIFTEKNFPTGLIHVVFKEIAEDPETDRKKGKISKPEATDEAPEIILSLENELEYTRQQLRLSVEEYEASIEELKASNEELQSMNEELQSTTEELETSKEELQSVNEELKTVNDQLESKVEELHYAHSDLENLIEATEIGIIFVDRDLCIQRFTPAATGIFNLIDTDKKRPLQHITHSLDYDTLLSDIEKVQHNGNKIKKTVTTKDGRWFMMKIRPYCSFKDNMEGAVLSFEEFTELKEARDIVRDKSLQESLATLGVYVLEHDDLDNVMHRALQQSCAILNLKCAAIMEYDEQNDSFKVANDLGCGCQDTELENDETWDLGYSLNAKEPVTVLDYQKENRFRVSPFLAESEVCSSVHISIRGSNSVYGVFAAYTEEKREFTKQELHYIQVVANILGRTIEQHKNREKLEESNTRLQNEIERSEQLQREIITNSVHDRWELGGYLHDNLGQLLATIKILVDDIRLKTADHKIDLSEEVKQFNKMLDMCINSIRDMTHWIIPVDIENEGVERTFRFLMTQTSKLYSANCKLKANNQILDRIKNREAATHLYHIVQEACKNAAIHGKAETIVVSVYREDDHFILQIKDDGISLKDKNNNKGKGLRIMKHRMDLLGGTFNISNYSDEGASGTVVTCKMPMKNLRRVEAKE; the protein is encoded by the coding sequence ATGTCAACAAATACGAATAAATATCACAATGATGAACATTTTCTTGTCGTAGGACTTGGAGCTTCAGCAGGAGGACTGAAACCGCTTCAGGAATTTTTCAGATCTTTACCTGCAGAAACCGACATGGCATTTATCGTGGTACAGCACCTCACTCCTGACAAAGAGAGCAACCTTAGTGAAATACTTCAGAGAGAAACAGAATTGAAGGTCACTCAGGTTTATGAAAAGACGAACCTCCGGAGAAATCAAATCTATGTGATTCCCCCCAGCAAGTTGTTATCGGTAGAAGATAATCAGCTTGAATTGTCTGATCCAAAGAAAGAGCATGGTATAGCCAGTATTGATCATCTGTTTCGCACCCTCGCAAAAATGAAACACATGTATGCGGCAGGTATACTTTTTTCCGGTTCAGGAAGTGATGGTATTACCGGCATGAAAATCATAAAAGAACATGGTGGTATTACGATTGCTCAGGATCCCAAAGAAGCTCAGCATTCCTCCATGCCATTAAACGCCATTAAAACAGGCGCAGTCGATAAAGTTTTGCCTGTTAAAGATATGGCAGATGAGCTGAAACAATACTTTCAGGGTCTCACGGAATCGATATTATCAGAAATTGAAGATGAAGATAATGCACTCGCTAAAATTCTGGATCGTATTCAAAGCAGAAATGACCATGATTTTAGTAACTATCGCCGCCCATCAGTCTTAAGAAGAATCGGTCGTCGTTTACGGGTAACCCGATCAAAAAATCTGGCAGAGTACCTGGCTTATATAGATAAAAACCCCGATGAAATAGACGAGCTATATAAAGACCTGTTGATCAGTGTCACCCAATTTTTTCGAGATTCCGAGGCATTTAAAGCGCTCGCGAATGAAACCATCCCTGCGTTATTTGAAGGAAAAGATGAAAATACCCCCATACGGGTTTGGGTGCCGGGGTGTGCCACCGGCGAAGAAGCCTATTCCCTGGCGATTCTTCTGTATGAGCACGCATCAGAGCTTGACTATCATTCAACGATTGAAATTTTTGCCACCGATGTAGACAGGGAAGCACTTTATGAAGGGCGGGCAGGCCGATATCCCAAATCCATTGTAAATGACATCAGTCCTGAAAGGCTGCGCCGCTTTTTTAAAAAGAACCAGGATGGGTATATCATAAATGATGAGATAAGGCAAATGGTACTCTTTGCCACTCATGACGTTCTTCGAAATCCACCGTTTTCGAAACTGGATTTGATTAGCTGCCGGAATCTTTTGATTTACCTGAACCAGGACCTGCAGTCGGAAGTATTTAATCTGTTTCATTACGCACTGCGAGAGAACGGCTGGCTTTTTTTGGGAACTTCCGATACCGGAATCAGTGGGGACGCATTATTCAACCCTGTCACTAAAAACTATCGAATCTATCAAAAGAAAGCCCAAATCCAATCCCGGAATTCTCTTCCCGTAATGCCCCTGCTATATAAAACGGAAGTAGGCACCAACTATAAAAGAGCCACTGCAAAAAAGAAAGATAACATCGAAAAAGTGCACTGGAGCCTGCTGGCCGGGCTTTATGCACCGGAAAGCGTGCTCATTACTAAAGATTTTGATGTAATTCACTCCACGGATGGCATCAAAAAATTCCTTGAATATTCGGGCGGTGAACCGAGCCGAAATATCCTGGATATGGTGAAACCTGGTATCCGGCAGGATCTGCGGAATATTTTACACCAATTAAAAAACAGTGATTCAAAATCTGTTGAAAGAAGAATCAGTACTAAAGAGGGCACCGATAAACTGGTATTGATTGCCCGGATTTTTACTGAAAAGAATTTTCCCACAGGCCTTATTCATGTGGTATTCAAAGAAATTGCTGAAGATCCTGAAACCGATAGGAAAAAAGGAAAAATATCTAAACCGGAAGCTACTGATGAGGCTCCGGAAATTATTTTATCCCTCGAGAACGAACTGGAATATACACGGCAGCAACTTCGGTTATCGGTGGAGGAGTATGAGGCATCCATCGAGGAACTAAAGGCTTCGAACGAAGAGCTTCAGTCGATGAATGAGGAATTACAGTCTACTACAGAAGAGCTGGAAACCAGTAAAGAAGAACTGCAATCAGTAAACGAGGAATTAAAAACCGTAAACGACCAGCTTGAAAGTAAGGTTGAAGAGCTGCACTATGCCCACAGCGATCTGGAAAATCTTATAGAAGCCACCGAAATAGGGATTATTTTCGTGGACCGTGACTTATGCATTCAGCGTTTTACCCCTGCAGCAACAGGTATTTTCAATCTTATTGATACTGATAAAAAGAGACCATTACAGCATATTACCCATTCACTGGATTATGACACACTCCTTTCTGATATCGAAAAGGTCCAGCATAATGGTAATAAAATTAAAAAAACCGTAACCACAAAAGACGGGCGGTGGTTCATGATGAAGATACGTCCGTATTGTTCTTTCAAAGATAACATGGAAGGGGCTGTTCTCTCGTTTGAGGAATTTACAGAGCTGAAAGAAGCCAGGGATATCGTCAGAGATAAAAGTTTACAGGAATCACTGGCAACCCTTGGCGTTTACGTGCTGGAACATGATGACCTGGATAACGTGATGCATCGGGCTCTTCAGCAAAGCTGTGCCATTTTGAATTTAAAATGTGCAGCTATCATGGAGTATGACGAGCAGAATGATTCGTTTAAAGTTGCAAATGATTTAGGGTGCGGCTGCCAGGATACAGAGTTGGAAAATGATGAGACATGGGATCTTGGTTATAGCCTCAATGCTAAAGAACCCGTAACAGTCCTGGATTATCAGAAAGAAAATAGGTTCAGGGTCTCTCCTTTTTTAGCAGAAAGTGAAGTCTGCAGCAGTGTCCACATTTCCATTAGAGGGTCGAATAGTGTGTATGGGGTTTTTGCTGCCTATACCGAAGAAAAACGAGAATTCACCAAACAAGAGCTTCACTATATACAGGTGGTTGCGAATATACTTGGCCGAACAATTGAACAGCATAAAAATCGTGAAAAGCTGGAAGAGTCAAATACCCGATTACAAAACGAGATAGAGCGAAGCGAGCAGCTTCAAAGGGAAATAATTACCAACAGCGTTCATGATCGATGGGAGTTAGGCGGGTATTTGCATGATAATTTAGGGCAATTACTTGCAACCATTAAAATTCTGGTTGATGATATCCGGCTAAAAACTGCCGATCACAAAATTGATCTTTCAGAAGAGGTGAAGCAGTTTAATAAAATGCTGGATATGTGTATAAATAGTATTCGGGACATGACCCATTGGATTATTCCGGTGGACATTGAAAATGAAGGAGTGGAACGTACTTTCAGATTTCTAATGACCCAGACAAGTAAGCTGTATAGTGCCAATTGCAAACTAAAGGCAAACAATCAGATTCTTGATAGAATAAAAAATCGAGAAGCGGCAACCCATCTCTATCACATTGTACAGGAAGCATGTAAGAATGCCGCGATCCATGGGAAAGCAGAGACGATTGTTGTATCCGTCTACAGAGAAGACGACCATTTTATTCTTCAGATTAAAGATGATGGTATTAGCCTGAAAGACAAAAACAACAACAAGGGAAAAGGTCTTCGAATCATGAAACATCGAATGGATTTATTAGGAGGTACATTTAATATTTCCAATTACTCTGATGAAGGTGCATCTGGAACTGTGGTTACATGTAAGATGCCGATGAAAAATTTGAGACGGGTTGAAGCAAAAGAATAG
- a CDS encoding Crp/Fnr family transcriptional regulator gives MKYNELRASFENIISLNEDEWNHIESRFKFKHVPAKTYLTSLGEIEREAYFIIQGIVRLFCLNPKKEDITIFLFKENYFASSYHSFITQTPSSQALETLEDTTLLSINKKALDELYRLVPKMNLITRVIADQRFINSQAIFTSQIMLTAEERYLQFEKNHGDLLLRVPHHIIASFLGITPVSMSRIRKRLIKKRVIS, from the coding sequence GTGAAATACAATGAATTAAGAGCTTCTTTTGAAAACATTATCTCTCTGAATGAAGATGAATGGAATCATATTGAAAGTAGATTCAAATTTAAACATGTACCTGCGAAGACCTATCTGACATCCCTCGGTGAAATTGAAAGAGAGGCCTATTTTATAATTCAGGGTATTGTCAGGCTTTTCTGCCTCAATCCAAAAAAGGAAGACATAACTATATTTCTGTTTAAGGAGAACTACTTTGCAAGCAGTTACCACAGTTTTATCACGCAAACTCCGAGTAGTCAGGCGTTGGAAACACTGGAGGATACAACCCTGCTGAGCATTAATAAGAAAGCATTAGATGAACTCTATCGCCTTGTGCCAAAAATGAATCTTATCACCCGGGTTATAGCCGATCAACGTTTTATTAACTCCCAGGCCATCTTCACCTCTCAAATCATGCTCACGGCTGAAGAGCGCTACCTTCAATTCGAAAAGAACCACGGAGACTTGTTGCTTCGGGTGCCGCATCATATCATCGCCTCTTTTTTAGGGATCACTCCAGTTTCCATGAGCAGAATCAGGAAGCGGCTCATCAAAAAGCGGGTTATTTCTTAA
- a CDS encoding AraC family transcriptional regulator: MKLYIKHMVSLRCKLFVQKELEKLGLTCFTVNLGMVEIEEEISDEMLEIFNNNLKKSGLEILYSKKRILVEKIKTVIVEMIHHSNEVPKMNDSDYISQKLGYDYTYLSHTFSEAKGMTIQQYIILHRIEKVKEMLMYNELTLTEIAYKLHYSSVAHLSYQFKKVTDLTPTYYKEMKEVRENNIEEL, from the coding sequence ATGAAACTATATATCAAACATATGGTTAGTTTGCGCTGCAAGCTTTTTGTTCAGAAGGAGCTTGAAAAGCTTGGACTGACCTGCTTTACAGTTAATCTTGGCATGGTTGAAATCGAGGAAGAGATTTCCGATGAAATGCTTGAGATATTCAACAATAACCTGAAGAAATCAGGACTGGAAATACTTTATAGTAAAAAAAGGATTCTGGTTGAAAAGATTAAAACCGTGATTGTTGAAATGATACATCACTCTAATGAAGTGCCAAAAATGAATGATTCAGATTATATCAGCCAAAAATTAGGGTATGATTATACTTATCTGTCTCACACATTTTCGGAAGCAAAAGGAATGACCATTCAGCAATACATCATTTTGCACAGGATTGAAAAAGTAAAGGAGATGTTGATGTATAATGAGCTCACTCTTACTGAAATTGCTTATAAACTACATTACAGTAGTGTAGCTCATCTATCGTACCAGTTCAAGAAAGTGACGGATCTTACTCCAACCTATTATAAAGAAATGAAAGAGGTGCGCGAAAATAATATTGAAGAATTGTAA
- a CDS encoding PRC-barrel domain-containing protein, whose amino-acid sequence MNKNQLKASTIIGHNILNDQGKQIGTIKDLIIFQKDGTVLALISSGFNFGESKKYHVVPLAAFGFALQEKTMKDELIITLDISKNELKNAPGFDTDNWKQALDSKFVQSVYDFFELENPQLSSSQNRI is encoded by the coding sequence TTGAATAAAAATCAATTAAAAGCATCGACTATCATCGGGCACAACATTCTAAATGATCAGGGTAAACAAATTGGAACTATTAAAGATCTAATCATTTTTCAAAAAGATGGCACTGTGTTAGCGCTTATCTCTTCTGGTTTTAATTTTGGAGAAAGTAAAAAGTACCATGTAGTTCCTCTGGCGGCTTTCGGATTTGCTCTGCAAGAAAAAACCATGAAAGATGAGTTGATCATTACTCTTGATATCAGTAAAAATGAGCTAAAAAATGCGCCGGGGTTTGATACAGATAACTGGAAGCAAGCATTAGATTCAAAGTTTGTCCAATCGGTATATGATTTTTTTGAATTGGAAAATCCTCAATTATCCAGTTCACAAAATAGGATTTGA
- a CDS encoding response regulator: MFIQLRVLIVEDDKVQAFSIQNMLQNLGHSPIGIADTAEKAIRMYTSRHPDLILMDIQLNGEKDGVEAAKEMLKLWYKPVIYISGLDVSKYQDRIKQTHNRGILQKPINKEILSDTLLKCYI, encoded by the coding sequence ATGTTTATTCAATTGAGAGTTTTAATAGTGGAGGATGATAAAGTGCAAGCATTTAGTATTCAAAATATGCTGCAAAATTTAGGTCATTCACCTATCGGCATTGCTGATACTGCCGAAAAAGCTATCAGAATGTATACCTCCCGACACCCTGATCTGATTCTAATGGACATCCAACTAAACGGGGAAAAGGATGGTGTTGAAGCGGCAAAAGAGATGTTAAAGTTATGGTATAAACCAGTAATTTATATTTCCGGACTGGATGTTTCAAAATACCAGGATCGCATCAAACAAACCCATAACAGGGGTATCTTACAGAAGCCAATTAATAAAGAAATACTATCAGATACGCTTTTAAAATGTTATATATAG
- a CDS encoding nuclear transport factor 2 family protein, with amino-acid sequence MNARTTGIKEFRKLAEQAKELFSSRKQTIISYVAKKDKTIIQIDYEGILAADLPNGMKAGEAIKLKGESEFEFKDGKISSITDRS; translated from the coding sequence ATGAATGCCAGGACAACCGGAATAAAGGAATTCCGAAAACTTGCCGAACAGGCTAAGGAGCTATTTTCATCCCGAAAACAGACTATTATCTCATATGTGGCTAAGAAGGATAAAACGATTATTCAAATAGATTACGAAGGCATTTTGGCAGCTGATTTACCGAATGGCATGAAGGCAGGTGAGGCAATTAAACTAAAAGGAGAGTCAGAATTTGAGTTTAAAGATGGAAAAATTTCATCGATAACGGACAGGAGTTGA
- a CDS encoding ferritin-like domain-containing protein — protein MGKLKNLEDLFHHHLKDVYSAEKQLIKALPKMIKNSSNKDLKKAFEEHLEETKEHKKRLDEIGKELGIEMTGETCEAMKGLIKEAEEFIKENPDLDVKDAGIIADAQRVEHYEISAYGTLVTYAKGVGNKDAAKKLQKTLDEESAADKKLTKLAKKSINPTAKSA, from the coding sequence ATGGGAAAATTAAAAAACTTAGAAGATCTGTTTCATCATCATTTGAAAGATGTATACAGTGCAGAGAAACAGCTGATAAAGGCATTGCCTAAAATGATCAAAAATTCATCCAACAAGGACCTTAAAAAAGCATTTGAAGAGCACCTTGAGGAGACAAAAGAGCATAAAAAGCGTTTGGATGAAATTGGTAAAGAACTTGGGATAGAGATGACCGGTGAAACTTGTGAAGCAATGAAAGGGCTCATTAAAGAAGCTGAGGAATTCATCAAAGAAAATCCTGACCTGGATGTTAAAGATGCCGGTATTATTGCTGACGCGCAGCGTGTTGAGCATTATGAAATATCTGCTTACGGAACGCTTGTAACCTATGCTAAAGGTGTAGGCAATAAGGATGCAGCCAAGAAACTGCAAAAAACTCTTGATGAAGAATCAGCGGCAGATAAAAAACTGACTAAACTTGCCAAAAAAAGTATCAATCCGACTGCAAAAAGTGCCTGA
- a CDS encoding PRC-barrel domain-containing protein, whose amino-acid sequence MNTRTLSSSTITGQKVYNLKGENIGDIKDLMINPAKANVEYAVLEFGGFLGIGSKYFAIPLEALQFSEKEEKIMLDVNKEKLENAPSFDKDNWPSSADPEFVNSVYTHYGYEKRHSSAL is encoded by the coding sequence ATGAATACAAGAACCTTATCTTCTTCCACCATAACCGGACAAAAAGTATATAACCTGAAGGGAGAAAACATTGGTGACATTAAAGACCTGATGATAAATCCCGCAAAAGCAAATGTAGAATACGCAGTACTTGAATTTGGAGGTTTTCTGGGTATTGGCAGTAAATATTTTGCTATACCGCTTGAAGCCCTTCAATTTTCCGAAAAAGAAGAGAAAATCATGCTGGATGTAAACAAAGAAAAGCTGGAAAATGCTCCGAGCTTTGATAAAGATAACTGGCCATCAAGCGCCGATCCTGAATTTGTAAATTCAGTGTATACTCATTACGGTTATGAAAAACGCCATAGCTCAGCTTTATAA
- a CDS encoding response regulator transcription factor, whose amino-acid sequence MIKIAIADDHPLMLEGVKNVLSREMEAHVTGEANNCNQVFEMLNAELPDILILDFTMPGKSGLDMLKDIKNLYPELPILILSIHPPERFAVRCIKSGADGYLCKSVISDELNKAVRQIIKENRKYISPEVGELLALKACSKDDCLHELLSDREFEILCMIAGGMSVQKIAKKLSLSTNTIHTYRYRIKDKLEVSSNVDMAKYAFQHGLIN is encoded by the coding sequence ATGATCAAAATAGCTATAGCCGATGATCATCCCCTGATGCTGGAAGGGGTGAAAAATGTTTTAAGCAGGGAAATGGAGGCCCATGTCACTGGAGAAGCCAACAACTGTAATCAAGTTTTTGAAATGCTAAATGCGGAGCTTCCGGATATTCTCATTCTCGATTTTACAATGCCGGGTAAAAGCGGTCTTGACATGTTGAAGGACATTAAAAATTTATATCCAGAACTTCCAATTCTTATTCTGAGTATTCATCCGCCTGAACGTTTTGCCGTTCGCTGCATTAAATCCGGTGCGGATGGATATTTGTGTAAGTCTGTTATTTCTGATGAATTAAATAAGGCCGTTAGACAAATCATCAAAGAAAATCGAAAATATATAAGTCCGGAAGTAGGAGAGCTTCTTGCCTTAAAAGCTTGTAGCAAAGATGATTGTTTGCATGAATTACTTTCCGATCGCGAATTTGAAATACTCTGCATGATAGCAGGAGGTATGAGTGTACAGAAAATTGCTAAAAAACTTTCATTAAGTACGAATACAATTCATACGTATCGTTACCGGATCAAGGATAAACTTGAAGTATCTTCAAATGTGGATATGGCAAAATATGCGTTTCAGCATGGTTTAATAAACTAA